The Cupriavidus necator N-1 DNA window TGCTCGGCCTGCGTGAAGTCGAGCACGCGCGTGGTCGCTCCGGGCGTGCTTTCGCCTTCGAGCTGCAGCGGCAGGTCCTTGCCGTCTGCGCCAAGCAGTCCGAGCGCGAACGGGATATGGAAGGGCTGCTTCTCGGGCGTGCCGGCGCGGGTCTCGATGCCGACCTTGGGGCAGCGCTGCGACAGCGTCAGCGTCAGGCTGCCGTCGTCGCCGTTCCAGTCCGTGCGCGCCGTCACCACCGGGGTGCCGGCCTGGCTGTACCACAGGCCGAACTGGCTCAGGTCGCGGCCGTTGGCATCGGCCATTGCCGCACGGAAGTCGTCGCAGGTGACGGCCTGGCCGTCATGGCGCTGGAAGTACAGGTCCATGCCCTTGCGGAAGCCCTCGCGGCCGAGCAGGGTCTGGTACATGCGCACGACTTCGGCGCCTTTCTCGTACACGGTGACCGTGTAGAAGTTGTTGATCTCTTCATAGCTGTCGGGGCGCACCGGGTGCGCCATCGGGCCGGCGTCCTCGGGGAACTGCACCTGGCGCAGCACGCGCACGTCCTCGATGCGCTTGACCGCGCGGCCGGATTCCGAGCCCATCATGTCGGCCGAGAACTCCTGGTCGCGGAACACCGTCAGGCCTTCCTTGAGCGAAAGCTGGAACCAGTCGCGGCAGGTCACGCGGTTGCCGGTCCAGTTGTGGAAGTACTCATGGCCGACCACCGCCTCGATATTGGCGAAGTCCGTGTCGGTGGCGGTCTGCGCGTTGGCCAGCACGTACTTGGTGTTGAAGATGTTCAGGCCCTTGTTCTCCATCGCGCCCATGTTGAAGTCGCCCACGGCGACGATCATGAAGCGATCCAGGTCAAGTTCCAGCCCGAAGCGGCGCTCGTCCCAGCGGATCGAATGGATCAGCGAATCCATGGCGTGGCGGGTCTTGTCGAGGTCGCGCGCCTCGACCCAGACCTGCAGCAGCTTGTCCTTGCCGGAGGCGGACTGGATCCGTTCCTCGATGCATTCGAGCTTGCCCGCGACCAGCGCGAACAGGTAGGCCGGCTTGCGGAAGGGGTCTTCCCACACGGCTTCGTGGCGGCCGTCGGGCAGTTCGAGCTGGCTCACCAGGTTGCCGTTGGACAGCAGCACCGGATAGGCGGCGCGGTCGGCGCGCAGCGTGACGCGGTAGGTCGCCATCACGTCGGGGCGGTCCAGGAAGTAGGTGATGCGGCGAAAGCCCTCGGCTTCGCACTGGGTGAAGAAGTTGCCGTTGGACACGTACAGGCCCGACAGCGTGGTATTGGCCGCGGGCTGGCACGCCGTGGTGATCTCCAGCGTGCCCTGCGCCGGCAGGCCGGGGATGGTCAGCGTGCCGGCATCCTGGGTCGCGTTGGCGACCGGCTTGCCCTCCAGGCTGACGCCGATCAGTTCGAGTTCCTCGCCGGCCAGCACCAGCGGTGCGTCGGGCGCGCCGGCCTGGCGCGCGAAGCGCAGCGTGCTGGTGACCACGGTGCGCTGGGGATCGAGGTCCAGCACCAGCTCGGCGTGGTCGATGGCGAACGGCGGCGGGGTATAGTCCTTGCGATAGACGGTAACGGGCGTGTCGGTGCGCAGCATGGAAAGATCCTGTCTTCGGAAGACCGTTAGGAAAGGGGGCGGGCCATGCGCGCGGCAGCGAAGCATGGCGCTGAAGTCCTCATTGTAGCCAAGGGGTCGGGGCGCGGCCCGGCGCAGCACGGCATCGGCATGCTGCGGGGAATTCCGCGCCGGCGGCGTGGTCTCAGAGACACGTGGGTATTCAGAGGAAAGCGAGGTAGCACTATGTGGCAGCGCGCAGGCGGTGTCGGCAATGCAGGAGCGGCGGGGCCGCGCAGGTGGTGGGGGGCGATGGCGTTGCTGGCGGCGCTGTTGCTGTCAGGGTGCGCCAGCACGGTGGTGACCGATGTCACGGCGTTCCGCCAGCCCGGGTGGCAGAACGATGCGCCGCGCACCTACAGCTTCGAGCGCAGCGCCGAGCAGGCGGCGCAGCTGGACCACCAGACCTATGAGCAGTGGCTGGCCGCGGCGCTGGCGGGGATCGGCTTCGAGCAGGTGCCGGCGAAACAGGCGCGCTATCGCGTCAGCATGGACTTCGATGCCGCGCCCGGCATCGTGCGCGTGGCCGAGACCGTCTACTCGGACCCGTGGTACGGCCCGTGGGGCCCATACTGGGGGCCCGGCTACTACCGCCCCTACGGGCCCTGGGGTCCGTGGGGCCCATGGGGGCCGGGCTACTGGCCGCCGCAGACCGTGGTGCGCGACGTGCCGGTGACGTTCTCCAGCCTGCGGGTGTATTTCAGGGATGCGGCCAGCGGCAAGCGGATCTACCAGGTCACCGCGCAGAACCAGACCGAAAACGGCAGCCTGCCGGCGGTCATGCCCTACCTGATCCGCAGCGCCTTTACCGACTTCCCGGCCGAGAGCGGCCGTCCGCGCCGGGTGACGCTGGAGGTCGAGAAAAACGCAAAGTAGGGCAGCCG harbors:
- a CDS encoding DUF4136 domain-containing protein, with the translated sequence MALLAALLLSGCASTVVTDVTAFRQPGWQNDAPRTYSFERSAEQAAQLDHQTYEQWLAAALAGIGFEQVPAKQARYRVSMDFDAAPGIVRVAETVYSDPWYGPWGPYWGPGYYRPYGPWGPWGPWGPGYWPPQTVVRDVPVTFSSLRVYFRDAASGKRIYQVTAQNQTENGSLPAVMPYLIRSAFTDFPAESGRPRRVTLEVEKNAK
- the pepN gene encoding aminopeptidase N, with the translated sequence MLRTDTPVTVYRKDYTPPPFAIDHAELVLDLDPQRTVVTSTLRFARQAGAPDAPLVLAGEELELIGVSLEGKPVANATQDAGTLTIPGLPAQGTLEITTACQPAANTTLSGLYVSNGNFFTQCEAEGFRRITYFLDRPDVMATYRVTLRADRAAYPVLLSNGNLVSQLELPDGRHEAVWEDPFRKPAYLFALVAGKLECIEERIQSASGKDKLLQVWVEARDLDKTRHAMDSLIHSIRWDERRFGLELDLDRFMIVAVGDFNMGAMENKGLNIFNTKYVLANAQTATDTDFANIEAVVGHEYFHNWTGNRVTCRDWFQLSLKEGLTVFRDQEFSADMMGSESGRAVKRIEDVRVLRQVQFPEDAGPMAHPVRPDSYEEINNFYTVTVYEKGAEVVRMYQTLLGREGFRKGMDLYFQRHDGQAVTCDDFRAAMADANGRDLSQFGLWYSQAGTPVVTARTDWNGDDGSLTLTLSQRCPKVGIETRAGTPEKQPFHIPFALGLLGADGKDLPLQLEGESTPGATTRVLDFTQAEQRFRFINLPRGASAPLPSLLRNFSAPVIVDAEYTDAQLTFQLSHDSDAFNRWEAGQRLATRALLQMVADVQAGRELKLEPALVQAMGAVLTDDTLNPAFREQALVLPAEAYLAERMGVADPAAIHRARQFMREGLARALQADWLAAYEGNATPGNYSPDATSAARRALRNLALGYLADSGDAAMQAVAEQQYQNADNMTDRFAALSALVNSFAPGREHALADFYERFEDDPLVIDKWFSLQGMQRGEVGPHAGKRTIDTVLALMEHPAFNLRNPNRARSLIFSFCSGNPAQFHAQDGSGYRFWADQVLALDAINPQVAARLARVMDRWQKYELALRDRMRAELERVAASSTLSRDVREIVGKALAA